The Pseudofrankia inefficax genome window below encodes:
- a CDS encoding tetratricopeptide repeat protein, protein MPAARYCFHCGLRFTQLASGPESAERRVVTVLFGDLSDFTSWAEDRDPERVGEVTDLVLAALSKEVDDVGGRVDNLAGDGIMAVFGAPTAHEDDPERAVRAAAAMQETVRRLVTDSEDDSSPLGLRVGINTGEVLAGVQASMTYTVVGDTVNTAARLSGAAAVGAVYAGRETMHATRSVATWRELPDLTLKGKREPVPAYELVSLRPSNVARPGLGDDATFVGRDRELTELYSWFVETVESGAPTIAVVTGEAGIGKTRVAGELAARARDEGGAQVLWGRTVRHGDGRSLAPLADVIRGACGVVDGDSLDRVADRVRRTVGRLAHPITGARLPAGLADRLLGMLGVPTDRRATSPAEAPPGDPAGRQNDQGETSTGERSFDLAVDTVALMLSALAVEHPLIVVIDDLEWASSPLTAALRRLAARIVGPIMLTLLDREGPRLTDLPGAHWMALAPLPEEAASRLLNDFLGGAALGAQTRAALLNRVHGNPFFLAELLNLLIDRDQLRRQATAEPTGQDGPRWVLEGQLSETAMPAGVQSVLAARIDDLEQTDKAVLRAAAVLGSRFPAAALPSVEELPGPEVASALDRLTERQLVRSPRAGEQLWRFVHPMARDVAYAGLPKVERARRHSTAARWGVTAMTGSSREVSNFVATHALRAFDLASSMALPPTDPAWSAREPGFRALLRLARAALARDDHRTAADQLADARRLGRGVIDDDDENVARVLHAEALVSLRRLEEAERTLRPALRVTQPARRASAYAVLGELRQKQGRTELATRALRTALDAARAAGDDRAAAAALRRLGTLEYGAARIRVAEELYREALELARRVDDPRGVGWALQHLAWSATTRGDYPQAERHLRQATEVFERLEDAGGIGWCSGTEALVLLLSGQLARARALARGLVDAGESMGERWGMAVCLTIGAIAAAELGDISAARTDATRAAALFESGGDSWGRILAKVAQGLAARGAGEPDAGAEFLAAACADANEAGQTLVGALASLMLGLTLLDAGRVDEAEKAAEASMAELGSLDLRPHAQLGAKVLSAQIARARGRLGEAIALLREALSASEPATLLFPRRQAYAHLAGTLLDAGQPEEALAVARRAVAVDAEDVRAQVLAWRALGTCLASSGDLEGGRDAYLRALRAATATEAVSEAAQTRRLLAALPEPGMEPSDARGYHAPALSARPTGNGLAEHTVLAEHTVPADATGLVADDQDGSRTGGDEPAIPDGATVTSA, encoded by the coding sequence GTGCCGGCCGCGCGCTACTGCTTCCACTGCGGCCTGCGGTTCACCCAGCTCGCGTCCGGGCCGGAGTCGGCTGAGCGCCGGGTGGTCACCGTCCTGTTCGGTGACCTGTCCGACTTCACCTCGTGGGCCGAGGACCGCGACCCGGAGCGGGTCGGCGAGGTGACCGACCTGGTGCTCGCCGCGCTGTCCAAGGAGGTCGACGACGTCGGCGGCCGGGTGGACAACCTCGCCGGTGACGGGATCATGGCGGTCTTCGGCGCGCCGACCGCGCACGAGGACGACCCCGAGCGCGCCGTGCGGGCCGCCGCCGCGATGCAGGAGACCGTCCGCCGCCTGGTCACCGACAGCGAGGACGACTCCAGCCCCCTGGGCCTGCGGGTCGGGATCAACACCGGCGAGGTGCTCGCCGGTGTCCAGGCCTCAATGACCTACACGGTCGTCGGCGACACCGTGAACACCGCCGCGCGCCTGTCCGGGGCGGCCGCCGTCGGCGCGGTCTACGCCGGCCGCGAGACCATGCACGCCACCCGCTCGGTCGCGACCTGGCGGGAGCTGCCGGACCTGACCCTCAAGGGCAAGCGCGAGCCGGTCCCGGCCTACGAGCTGGTCAGCCTGCGCCCGTCCAACGTGGCCCGGCCGGGCCTCGGCGACGACGCGACCTTCGTCGGGCGCGACCGGGAGCTCACCGAGCTGTACTCCTGGTTCGTCGAGACCGTCGAGTCCGGCGCGCCGACGATCGCCGTGGTCACCGGCGAGGCCGGCATCGGCAAGACCCGCGTCGCCGGCGAGCTCGCGGCCAGGGCCCGTGACGAGGGCGGCGCCCAGGTGCTGTGGGGGCGCACGGTCCGCCACGGCGACGGGCGCAGCCTGGCGCCGCTGGCCGACGTGATCCGCGGCGCCTGCGGAGTCGTCGACGGCGACAGCCTCGACCGGGTCGCCGACCGGGTGCGACGCACCGTCGGAAGGCTCGCACACCCGATCACCGGGGCCAGGCTGCCCGCCGGGCTCGCCGACCGGCTGCTCGGCATGCTCGGCGTCCCGACCGACCGGCGGGCCACCTCCCCGGCCGAGGCGCCTCCCGGCGACCCCGCCGGCCGGCAGAACGACCAGGGCGAGACGTCCACCGGCGAACGTTCCTTCGACCTCGCGGTCGACACCGTCGCCCTGATGTTGTCGGCCCTCGCCGTCGAGCACCCGCTCATCGTCGTGATCGACGACCTGGAATGGGCGTCCAGCCCGCTGACCGCCGCGCTGCGCCGACTGGCGGCGCGGATCGTCGGCCCGATCATGCTGACGCTGCTGGACCGGGAGGGCCCGCGGCTGACCGACCTTCCCGGCGCGCACTGGATGGCGCTCGCGCCGCTACCGGAGGAGGCCGCGTCCCGGCTGCTCAACGACTTCCTCGGCGGAGCGGCGCTCGGCGCGCAGACCAGGGCCGCCCTGCTCAACCGGGTGCACGGGAACCCGTTCTTCCTCGCCGAGCTGCTGAACCTGCTGATCGACCGTGACCAGCTGCGCAGGCAGGCCACGGCCGAGCCGACCGGCCAGGACGGCCCGCGCTGGGTGCTGGAGGGCCAGCTGTCGGAGACCGCGATGCCGGCCGGGGTCCAGTCGGTGCTCGCGGCCCGGATCGACGACCTCGAACAGACCGACAAGGCCGTGCTCCGGGCCGCCGCCGTGCTCGGCAGCCGATTCCCGGCCGCCGCGCTGCCGTCCGTCGAGGAGCTGCCGGGACCCGAGGTCGCCAGCGCGCTGGACCGGCTGACCGAACGCCAGCTGGTCCGCTCACCGCGGGCCGGCGAGCAGTTGTGGCGCTTCGTCCACCCGATGGCCCGCGACGTGGCCTACGCCGGGCTGCCGAAGGTCGAACGGGCGCGGCGCCACTCGACCGCCGCCCGCTGGGGCGTCACGGCGATGACCGGCTCGTCCCGCGAGGTGTCGAACTTCGTCGCCACCCACGCCCTGCGGGCGTTCGACCTGGCGTCGTCGATGGCGCTGCCGCCGACCGATCCGGCCTGGTCGGCGCGCGAGCCAGGCTTCCGGGCGCTGCTGCGACTGGCCCGAGCCGCCCTGGCCCGCGACGACCACCGCACCGCGGCCGACCAGCTCGCCGACGCCCGTCGGCTGGGCCGCGGCGTGATCGATGACGACGACGAGAACGTCGCCCGGGTGCTGCACGCCGAGGCTCTCGTGTCGCTGCGGCGGCTGGAGGAGGCCGAGCGGACGCTGCGCCCGGCCCTGCGGGTGACGCAGCCGGCTCGCCGGGCGTCCGCCTACGCCGTCCTCGGCGAGCTGCGCCAGAAGCAGGGCCGCACGGAGCTCGCCACCCGGGCGCTGCGCACGGCCCTGGACGCGGCCCGCGCCGCCGGCGACGACCGGGCCGCGGCCGCCGCGCTGCGCCGGCTGGGAACGCTGGAGTACGGCGCCGCTCGGATCCGGGTCGCCGAGGAGCTCTACCGGGAGGCCCTGGAGCTGGCCCGCCGGGTCGACGACCCGCGCGGTGTCGGCTGGGCGCTGCAGCACCTGGCCTGGTCGGCGACGACCCGGGGCGACTACCCGCAGGCCGAACGCCACCTGCGCCAGGCCACTGAGGTCTTCGAGCGGCTGGAGGACGCCGGCGGCATCGGCTGGTGCAGCGGCACCGAGGCGCTGGTACTGCTGCTGAGCGGCCAGCTGGCCAGGGCGCGGGCGCTGGCGCGCGGGCTGGTCGACGCGGGCGAGTCGATGGGCGAGCGCTGGGGGATGGCGGTCTGCCTGACGATCGGCGCGATCGCCGCCGCGGAACTCGGCGACATCAGCGCCGCGCGCACCGACGCGACCCGCGCCGCGGCCCTGTTCGAGAGCGGCGGTGACAGCTGGGGACGCATCCTCGCGAAGGTCGCCCAGGGCTTGGCCGCTCGCGGGGCCGGCGAACCGGACGCCGGCGCGGAGTTCCTGGCCGCGGCCTGCGCGGACGCGAACGAGGCCGGCCAGACGCTCGTCGGCGCGCTCGCGTCGCTGATGCTCGGGCTGACACTGCTGGACGCGGGCCGGGTCGACGAGGCCGAGAAGGCGGCCGAGGCCTCGATGGCCGAGCTGGGCAGCCTCGACCTGCGCCCCCACGCCCAGTTGGGCGCGAAGGTCCTCAGTGCTCAGATCGCCCGCGCCCGCGGCCGGCTCGGCGAGGCGATCGCCCTGCTGCGCGAGGCGCTGTCCGCGAGCGAGCCGGCGACGCTGCTGTTCCCCCGCCGCCAGGCGTACGCGCATCTGGCCGGGACCCTGCTGGACGCGGGCCAGCCTGAGGAGGCCCTCGCCGTGGCCCGCCGGGCGGTCGCGGTGGACGCGGAGGACGTGCGGGCCCAGGTGCTCGCCTGGCGCGCACTGGGGACCTGCCTGGCCTCCAGCGGCGACCTGGAAGGCGGCCGGGACGCCTACCTGCGCGCGCTGCGGGCGGCGACCGCGACCGAGGCGGTCAGCGAGGCGGCCCAGACCCGCCGGCTGCTCGCGGCACTGCCCGAACCGGGCATGGAGCCCTCGGACGCGCGCGGGTACCACGCACCGGCCCTGTCGGCCCGTCCGACCGGCAACGGGCTCGCCGAACACACGGTGCTCGCCGAACACACCGTGCCCGCCGACGCCACGGGACTGGTCGCCGACGACCAGGACGGATCACGGACTGGTGGCGACGAACCCGCGATCCCCGACGGCGCCACCGTCACCAGCGCCTAA
- a CDS encoding MBL fold metallo-hydrolase → MTAGSQPSPRPAGPPPPASAPRQVNPLAAVVLAPNPGPMTLEGTNSWVLRAPGHDGCVVIDPGPDYPEHLAAIAAAGPVTTILLTHGHPDHSEGAAALHELTGAPVRALDPTHRLGSEGLVEGDVVAAAGIELRVLATPGHSADSLSFLLFGDVPDGDEAVAVLTGDTILGRGTTVVAHPDGRLADYLASLHRLADLPTGLGVLPGHGPELADARAAATYYLAHRAERLDQVRAALTAAGVGPAQASPRAVVERVYADVDRVLWPAAELSVRAQLEYLRDNA, encoded by the coding sequence ATGACCGCCGGAAGCCAGCCGAGCCCGCGCCCGGCGGGGCCGCCGCCCCCCGCCTCCGCCCCGCGGCAGGTCAACCCGCTGGCCGCCGTCGTGCTCGCCCCGAACCCGGGCCCGATGACCCTGGAGGGCACCAACAGCTGGGTACTGCGCGCGCCCGGCCACGACGGCTGCGTCGTCATCGACCCGGGCCCGGACTACCCCGAGCACCTGGCCGCGATCGCCGCCGCCGGCCCCGTCACCACGATCCTGTTGACCCACGGCCACCCGGACCACAGCGAGGGCGCCGCGGCGCTGCACGAGCTCACCGGAGCCCCGGTCCGGGCCCTGGACCCGACGCACCGGCTCGGTTCGGAGGGCCTGGTCGAGGGCGACGTCGTGGCGGCCGCCGGGATCGAGCTGCGGGTGCTGGCGACGCCGGGCCACTCGGCCGACTCGCTGTCCTTCCTGCTGTTCGGGGACGTCCCGGACGGCGACGAGGCCGTCGCCGTGCTGACCGGCGACACGATCCTCGGCCGCGGCACCACCGTCGTGGCCCATCCGGACGGCCGGCTGGCCGACTACCTCGCCAGCCTGCACCGACTGGCCGACCTGCCCACCGGCCTCGGGGTGCTGCCCGGTCACGGACCCGAGCTGGCTGACGCCCGGGCGGCGGCGACGTACTACCTGGCCCACCGGGCCGAGCGGCTCGACCAGGTCAGGGCCGCCCTCACGGCCGCGGGCGTCGGCCCGGCGCAAGCCTCCCCCCGGGCCGTCGTCGAGCGCGTCTACGCCGACGTCGACCGCGTCCTCTGGCCGGCCGCCGAGCTCTCCGTCCGCGCCCAACTGGAATACCTCCGCGACAACGCCTGA
- a CDS encoding NUDIX hydrolase, with amino-acid sequence MPLSSPRGVLAANAGPVAPLRDASTVVLLRDAPGGIEAYVVKRVRTMAFAGGVFAFPGGRVDPADSAVDVRWSGPPVGALMGTLEPDPELARALVSAAVRETFEECGVLLAGPAEGAERPLDLTGPGWIADRWAMERRELGLGELLARHELALRAQLLAPWARWITPEVEPRRYDTRFFMAALPPGQTPGELSGEADRMEWIRPAEALERHTAGLMAMLPPTASMLADLLDYATVADVLAAAPGRAIAPIMPKIVIADGAVHFLLPHDPEYATAAPPADPASATAIIAATAAGPGHSAWTHGPNDAALTTPSTTPEQV; translated from the coding sequence ATGCCACTGTCGTCGCCGCGCGGGGTGCTGGCGGCGAACGCGGGCCCGGTGGCGCCGCTGCGGGACGCGTCCACGGTCGTGCTGCTGCGCGACGCGCCGGGCGGCATCGAGGCGTACGTCGTCAAGCGGGTCCGGACGATGGCCTTCGCCGGTGGGGTGTTCGCGTTCCCTGGCGGCCGGGTGGACCCGGCGGACAGCGCCGTCGACGTGCGCTGGAGCGGCCCGCCCGTCGGCGCGCTGATGGGCACGCTGGAGCCGGACCCCGAGCTGGCCCGCGCCCTGGTCAGCGCGGCGGTCCGGGAGACGTTCGAGGAGTGCGGGGTACTGCTCGCCGGCCCGGCCGAGGGCGCCGAGCGGCCGCTGGACCTGACCGGACCCGGCTGGATCGCCGACCGGTGGGCGATGGAGCGCCGCGAGCTGGGCCTCGGCGAGCTGCTGGCCCGCCATGAGCTGGCGCTGCGGGCGCAGCTGCTCGCCCCCTGGGCTCGCTGGATCACCCCGGAGGTCGAGCCCCGCCGCTACGACACCCGGTTCTTCATGGCCGCGCTGCCGCCGGGCCAGACGCCGGGCGAGCTGTCCGGCGAGGCCGACCGGATGGAGTGGATCCGCCCGGCCGAGGCGCTGGAGCGGCACACCGCCGGCCTGATGGCCATGCTGCCGCCGACGGCCTCCATGCTGGCCGATCTGCTCGACTACGCCACGGTCGCCGACGTGCTCGCCGCGGCGCCCGGCCGCGCGATCGCCCCGATCATGCCGAAGATCGTGATCGCCGACGGCGCCGTGCACTTCCTGCTGCCGCACGACCCCGAGTACGCCACCGCCGCGCCACCCGCCGACCCCGCGAGCGCCACGGCGATCATCGCGGCCACCGCCGCGGGGCCCGGCCACAGCGCCTGGACCCACGGCCCGAACGACGCTGCCCTCACAACCCCGTCGACCACGCCGGAGCAGGTATGA
- a CDS encoding RidA family protein, translating into MSDTTGAPSERLRELGLELPPVPVPAGAYVPAVRDGETVWTAGQLPLVGGTLPETGLVGAEVTPERAAVLARICALNALAAAAEAAGGLDRIRRVVKLVGFVASAPGFTAQPAVVNGASELVGQIFGDAGRHARSAVGVAALPLGAPVEVELVALTHGD; encoded by the coding sequence GTGAGCGATACCACAGGCGCCCCCAGCGAGCGGCTGCGCGAGCTCGGCCTTGAGCTGCCGCCCGTCCCGGTGCCGGCCGGCGCGTACGTGCCGGCCGTCCGCGACGGCGAGACGGTGTGGACCGCCGGGCAGCTGCCGCTCGTCGGCGGCACCCTGCCGGAGACCGGCCTGGTCGGTGCCGAGGTGACGCCGGAGCGCGCGGCCGTGCTGGCCCGGATCTGCGCCCTGAACGCGCTGGCAGCCGCGGCCGAGGCGGCCGGCGGGCTGGACCGGATCCGCCGCGTCGTCAAGCTCGTCGGGTTCGTCGCGAGCGCCCCAGGTTTCACCGCCCAGCCCGCGGTGGTCAACGGGGCCTCCGAGCTGGTCGGCCAGATCTTCGGTGACGCGGGGCGGCACGCCCGCTCCGCGGTGGGCGTCGCGGCCCTGCCACTCGGCGCGCCCGTCGAGGTCGAGCTGGTCGCGCTGACCCACGGCGACTGA
- a CDS encoding DUF4177 domain-containing protein, with protein MQKWEYVTVPVLIHSTKMILDNWGEDGWELVQVIQGPNPESLVAYFKRPKGEPTA; from the coding sequence ATGCAGAAGTGGGAGTACGTCACCGTCCCAGTCTTGATCCACTCGACCAAGATGATCCTCGACAACTGGGGCGAGGACGGCTGGGAGCTCGTGCAGGTCATCCAGGGGCCGAACCCGGAGAGTCTGGTCGCCTACTTCAAGCGCCCGAAGGGCGAGCCGACGGCGTGA
- a CDS encoding ArsA-related P-loop ATPase, with translation MARQASEAGRVAEARQGPWLRRLHVVTGKGGTGKTTVASALALALATGGQRVLLTEVEGRQQIAQVFDTPPLAYRERRVASAPGGGEVYALAVDAEEALLEYLEMFYNLRGAGKVLGKIGAIDFATTIAPGVRDVLLTGKIKEAVNRPDGTRPSGLAYDAVVLDAPPTGRVTRFLNVAHEVAGLAKMGPIRSQADGVLKVLHSGQTAVHLVTLLEEMPVQETVDAVEELRAANLPVGAVVVNMIRPPMLGQADLTAARAGTLDLEELAAGIKETGVEPTAELVGELAREAAQHAERVALEAAQRIAVEALDRPVYELPLAADGMDMGMLYRFAEMLRAQRMVA, from the coding sequence GTGGCCAGGCAGGCATCGGAGGCCGGACGGGTAGCGGAGGCCAGACAGGGGCCATGGCTGCGCCGGCTGCACGTGGTGACCGGCAAGGGTGGCACCGGGAAGACGACGGTCGCCAGCGCGCTGGCGCTCGCCCTGGCGACCGGCGGGCAGCGGGTGCTGCTCACCGAGGTCGAGGGCCGCCAGCAGATCGCGCAGGTCTTCGACACGCCCCCGCTGGCCTACCGCGAGCGGCGGGTGGCCAGCGCCCCGGGCGGCGGCGAGGTGTACGCGCTCGCCGTCGACGCCGAGGAGGCGTTGCTCGAGTACCTGGAGATGTTCTACAACCTGCGCGGCGCGGGGAAGGTCCTCGGCAAGATCGGCGCCATCGACTTCGCGACCACGATCGCTCCTGGCGTGCGGGACGTGCTGCTCACCGGCAAGATCAAGGAGGCGGTGAACCGCCCGGACGGTACCCGCCCGAGCGGCCTCGCCTATGACGCCGTCGTCCTGGACGCGCCGCCGACGGGCCGGGTGACCCGGTTTCTGAACGTCGCGCACGAGGTCGCCGGACTCGCGAAGATGGGGCCGATCCGGTCCCAGGCCGACGGCGTGCTCAAGGTGCTGCACTCCGGGCAGACCGCCGTGCACCTGGTGACGTTGCTGGAGGAGATGCCGGTCCAGGAGACCGTCGACGCGGTCGAGGAGCTGCGCGCCGCGAACCTCCCGGTCGGCGCGGTCGTCGTGAACATGATCCGCCCGCCGATGCTCGGTCAGGCCGACCTGACCGCCGCCCGCGCCGGGACGCTCGATCTGGAGGAGCTCGCCGCCGGGATCAAGGAGACCGGCGTCGAGCCGACCGCCGAGCTGGTCGGCGAGCTCGCCCGGGAGGCCGCGCAGCACGCGGAGCGGGTCGCGCTGGAGGCGGCCCAGCGGATCGCGGTCGAGGCGCTGGACCGGCCGGTCTACGAGCTTCCGCTGGCGGCTGACGGGATGGACATGGGGATGCTCTATCGCTTCGCGGAGATGCTGCGCGCGCAGCGGATGGTCGCGTGA
- a CDS encoding ArsA family ATPase, with translation MSPAANGDGGPPARPKRSAPPTGRAKTPAAKKPATKGTGTAKERSGKDEPAPVVRIHARVRPQPAGVPRLDIDELLATERIIVCCGSGGVGKTTTAAALALRAAEQGRAVVVLTIDPARRLAQSMGLTELDNTPREVLGVDRSAGGRLDAMMLDMKRTFDEIVLAHATPDRAEQLLANPFYQSLSSSFSGTQEYMAMEKLGQLDAADDWDLIVVDTPPTRSALDFLDAPSRLGAFLDGRLLRLMLAPAKAGGRAYAKVLGVGFGVFTRVLTKVIGTQLLTDLSQFVTALETMFGGFRQRAEKTYRLLGAPGTSFVVVAAPEVAALREASYFVDRLDADGMPLAGLVINRMHQSDGRVLTTERSLAAAENLTEHGEHPLAAAVLRVHADRLRLAERESRLRERFTSVHPDTPLVEVEALAEDVHDLAGLREIGDALAGDVRLTRAI, from the coding sequence GTGAGCCCGGCCGCGAACGGCGACGGCGGCCCGCCCGCGCGGCCGAAGCGGTCCGCGCCGCCCACCGGCCGGGCGAAGACCCCGGCGGCGAAGAAGCCAGCGACGAAGGGGACCGGTACCGCCAAGGAACGTTCGGGCAAGGACGAGCCGGCCCCCGTCGTCCGGATTCACGCGCGGGTGCGCCCGCAGCCGGCGGGAGTACCGCGCCTCGACATCGACGAGCTGCTGGCCACCGAGCGGATCATCGTCTGCTGCGGATCCGGCGGGGTGGGCAAGACGACGACCGCCGCCGCGCTCGCGTTGCGGGCCGCCGAGCAGGGCCGGGCCGTGGTCGTCCTGACGATCGACCCTGCGCGCCGGCTCGCGCAGTCGATGGGCCTCACCGAGCTGGACAACACCCCGCGGGAGGTGCTCGGTGTCGACCGGTCGGCCGGCGGGCGCCTCGACGCGATGATGCTGGACATGAAGCGGACGTTCGACGAGATCGTCCTGGCGCACGCCACGCCGGACCGGGCGGAGCAGCTGCTCGCGAACCCCTTCTACCAGTCGCTGTCGTCGTCCTTCTCCGGCACGCAGGAGTACATGGCGATGGAGAAGCTGGGCCAGCTGGACGCGGCCGACGACTGGGACCTGATCGTCGTCGACACCCCGCCGACCCGCTCGGCCCTGGACTTCCTGGACGCCCCGAGCCGGCTGGGCGCGTTCCTGGACGGCCGGCTGCTGCGGCTGATGCTGGCGCCGGCGAAGGCGGGCGGGCGGGCGTACGCGAAGGTGCTCGGTGTCGGGTTCGGCGTGTTCACCAGGGTGCTGACCAAGGTCATCGGAACCCAGCTGCTGACCGACCTCAGCCAGTTCGTGACGGCGCTGGAGACGATGTTCGGCGGTTTCCGCCAGCGGGCGGAGAAGACCTACCGCCTGCTCGGCGCTCCCGGTACGTCGTTCGTCGTGGTCGCGGCCCCCGAGGTCGCGGCGCTGCGGGAGGCGAGCTACTTCGTCGACCGGCTCGACGCGGACGGCATGCCCCTGGCCGGCCTGGTGATCAACCGGATGCACCAGAGCGACGGCAGGGTGCTGACGACGGAGCGGAGCCTGGCCGCCGCGGAGAACCTGACCGAGCACGGGGAGCATCCGCTGGCAGCCGCGGTGCTTCGGGTGCACGCGGACCGGCTGCGGCTGGCGGAGCGGGAGTCGAGGCTGCGCGAGCGGTTCACCTCGGTCCACCCCGACACGCCTCTGGTCGAGGTCGAGGCGCTGGCCGAGGACGTCCATGACCTGGCCGGCCTGCGCGAGATCGGCGATGCGCTCGCGGGTGACGTGCGTCTCACTCGCGCGATCTGA
- a CDS encoding WhiB family transcriptional regulator, which produces MTRSPTPAVSTARRGGTTRLVSGIADGDWTALAACRDVDPDELFVQGAAQNRVKTRCFGCLVRTQCLADALDNHVEFGVWGGMTERERRALLRRRPDVRSWRKLLADAQADHRTTSTG; this is translated from the coding sequence ATGACCAGAAGCCCAACTCCGGCCGTCTCCACGGCTCGCCGTGGCGGAACCACCCGTCTCGTCAGCGGCATCGCCGATGGCGACTGGACCGCGCTCGCCGCGTGTCGCGACGTCGACCCGGATGAGCTGTTCGTGCAGGGCGCCGCGCAGAACCGGGTGAAGACCCGCTGCTTCGGCTGCCTCGTGCGGACCCAGTGCCTCGCCGACGCCCTCGACAATCACGTCGAGTTCGGCGTGTGGGGTGGCATGACCGAACGGGAACGCCGCGCGCTGCTGCGACGCCGCCCGGACGTCCGCTCCTGGCGGAAGCTGCTCGCTGACGCCCAGGCGGACCACCGGACCACCTCGACCGGCTGA